One region of Rhizobium sp. WYJ-E13 genomic DNA includes:
- a CDS encoding carbohydrate ABC transporter permease, producing the protein MTTATAEGVAAKRSVGLNADTMLGLLLVLPILVTMAALVFYPMGRTVWDSLHRVNPMQAGTPFVGLENYMRMLSDGQLASTWTNTLIYVVLAVAAETVFGVLAAALINQVKVGRQWVLAAVILPWALPGVVNSVIWLWIYQPGAGLLNGILVALGLPFENHVWFNDRTSAIIAVTVVHVWRMMPLTIVIVLAAMQSIPAHLYEAARIDGATRVQMFSLVTLPLVRSAIAVAMTNATVNAFNLFDEAWVLAGSSLETRPILVQIYLETFQNLRFSYGMALSVVITLVSLLVSLVYVLRVYRNTRFD; encoded by the coding sequence ATGACAACAGCCACCGCTGAAGGTGTGGCAGCCAAGCGTAGTGTCGGCCTCAACGCCGACACCATGCTCGGACTGCTGCTGGTGCTGCCGATCCTTGTGACGATGGCAGCGCTGGTCTTCTATCCGATGGGACGAACGGTCTGGGACTCGCTGCACCGGGTTAATCCGATGCAGGCGGGAACACCCTTCGTTGGCTTGGAAAACTACATGCGCATGCTGTCGGACGGACAGTTGGCGTCGACCTGGACGAATACGCTCATTTACGTCGTCCTTGCCGTCGCTGCCGAAACCGTCTTTGGCGTGCTCGCCGCAGCGCTAATCAATCAGGTGAAAGTCGGGCGGCAATGGGTGCTTGCGGCCGTCATCCTGCCCTGGGCGCTTCCCGGCGTCGTCAACTCCGTCATCTGGCTGTGGATCTACCAGCCCGGCGCCGGCCTCTTGAACGGCATCCTCGTCGCACTTGGCCTGCCCTTCGAAAATCATGTCTGGTTCAACGACCGGACGAGCGCGATCATCGCAGTCACCGTCGTGCATGTCTGGCGCATGATGCCGCTGACGATCGTCATCGTGCTCGCCGCCATGCAGAGCATCCCGGCCCATCTTTACGAGGCCGCCCGTATCGACGGCGCGACGCGGGTGCAGATGTTCAGCCTGGTGACGCTTCCCCTCGTACGCAGCGCCATTGCCGTTGCCATGACGAACGCGACCGTCAACGCCTTCAACCTCTTCGACGAAGCCTGGGTATTGGCCGGGTCGAGCCTCGAAACGCGGCCGATCCTCGTCCAGATCTATCTCGAGACATTTCAGAACCTGCGCTTCTCCTACGGCATGGCGCTTTCGGTCGTCATCACGCTGGTGTCGCTGCTGGTCTCGCTCGTCTACGTCCTGCGCGTCTATCGCAACACACGGTTCGACTGA
- a CDS encoding D-tagatose-bisphosphate aldolase, class II, non-catalytic subunit — MSAAIDQNRRIALAKLFGGRGLPLPRGITSVCSAHPLVIEATLRRAALQGEAVLIEATCNQVNQEGGYTGMTPADFRAFIEQIAGSIGFPTNRIILGGDHLGPNPWRKLGAEDAMARAEAMVTAYVEAGFEKLHLDTSMGCAGEPSALADELTAARAARLARAAEDAARRIGARLPTYVIGTEVPPPGGATHALAELDVTQREAALSTLDVHRQAFIKAGVGAALERIIAIVVQPGVEFGNANVALYKPDRAKTLISALDEMKGLLFEAHSTDYQPAASLSALVDGGFAILKVGPGLTFALREALYGLDAIAAILAGDRRADGLKATMEEIMLAEPGHWAGHYGGTPDEQRLQRHFSYSDRIRYYWPDARAAAAVERLFALLPDIIPETLISQHLARLYPDVVEKRIAPNARELCLAAIDAALAPYAAATAPR, encoded by the coding sequence ATGAGCGCCGCAATCGACCAGAACCGCCGGATCGCCCTGGCAAAACTGTTCGGCGGAAGGGGCCTGCCCCTGCCGCGCGGCATCACATCTGTCTGCTCCGCCCATCCGCTTGTGATCGAAGCCACGTTGCGACGTGCGGCCCTGCAGGGAGAAGCGGTCCTCATCGAGGCGACCTGCAACCAGGTCAATCAGGAAGGCGGCTATACTGGCATGACGCCGGCGGACTTCCGAGCCTTTATCGAGCAGATTGCAGGGAGTATCGGTTTTCCCACCAATCGCATCATACTCGGCGGCGACCATCTCGGCCCGAACCCGTGGAGAAAGCTCGGCGCCGAGGATGCCATGGCCCGAGCCGAAGCCATGGTGACGGCCTATGTCGAGGCCGGTTTCGAAAAACTGCATCTCGATACGTCGATGGGATGCGCCGGTGAGCCATCGGCACTTGCCGACGAGTTGACCGCCGCAAGGGCAGCGCGCCTGGCGAGGGCGGCGGAAGACGCTGCCCGCCGTATCGGTGCTCGTCTGCCGACCTATGTCATCGGCACCGAAGTGCCGCCGCCGGGCGGCGCAACGCATGCCTTGGCCGAACTCGACGTCACGCAACGGGAAGCCGCTTTGAGCACGCTTGATGTTCATCGCCAGGCTTTCATCAAAGCGGGCGTCGGTGCGGCACTGGAGCGCATTATCGCCATCGTCGTCCAACCGGGCGTCGAATTCGGCAACGCCAATGTCGCGCTCTACAAGCCGGATCGTGCAAAGACGCTGATCTCCGCGCTCGATGAGATGAAAGGTCTGCTGTTCGAAGCCCATTCCACTGACTATCAACCGGCCGCTTCGCTTTCGGCGCTCGTCGATGGCGGATTTGCAATCCTGAAAGTCGGCCCTGGGCTCACTTTCGCATTGCGCGAAGCCCTCTATGGCCTCGACGCGATCGCTGCCATTCTAGCCGGAGACAGACGCGCTGACGGGCTGAAAGCGACTATGGAAGAGATCATGCTCGCCGAGCCCGGCCACTGGGCCGGCCACTACGGCGGTACGCCCGACGAACAGCGCCTGCAACGACATTTCAGCTACAGCGACCGCATCCGCTATTACTGGCCCGATGCGCGTGCGGCGGCGGCGGTCGAACGCCTGTTTGCCCTACTTCCCGACATTATCCCGGAAACGCTGATCAGCCAGCATCTTGCTCGCCTCTATCCCGACGTGGTGGAGAAACGCATCGCACCGAATGCTCGCGAACTCTGCCTCGCCGCTATTGATGCAGCGCTGGCGCCTTACGCTGCCGCAACGGCGCCTCGATAG
- a CDS encoding ABC transporter ATP-binding protein — translation MASVNVANVRKSYGHFEVLHGVDIDIRDGEFVILVGPSGCGKSTLLRMIAGLEEISGGKVSIGGRVVNNVAPKERDIAMVFQSYALYPHMTVEANMGFSLRLAKAPKDEIRGRVRDAAQILGLEHLLDRYPRNLSGGQRQRVAMGRAIVRQPQVFLFDEPLSNLDAKLRVQMRSEIKQLHQRLQTTTVYVTHDQIEAMTMADRIVVMRDGYVEQIGSPLDLYDRPANLFVAGFIGSPGMNVIRGKISSSGPLEFIADGGARLPLPESASSARGSEVIYGIRPEHLSVNSNGVSVEVAVIEPTGAETQINARLGLDPVVATVRERLSLQAGDTVRMMPDLGKLHLFDAKTEKRLSID, via the coding sequence ATGGCGTCCGTAAACGTGGCGAATGTCCGCAAGAGCTATGGTCACTTCGAGGTATTGCATGGGGTCGACATCGACATCCGCGACGGGGAATTCGTCATCCTCGTCGGCCCTTCCGGCTGCGGCAAGTCAACCTTGCTGCGCATGATCGCGGGGCTTGAAGAGATTTCTGGCGGCAAGGTGTCGATTGGCGGCCGGGTCGTCAATAATGTGGCGCCGAAGGAGCGCGACATCGCCATGGTCTTTCAGTCCTATGCGCTTTATCCGCATATGACCGTCGAGGCGAATATGGGATTTTCGCTGCGGCTGGCGAAGGCGCCGAAGGATGAGATCAGAGGTCGCGTCCGTGACGCCGCGCAGATCCTCGGTCTCGAACATCTGCTCGACCGCTACCCGAGAAATCTCTCCGGCGGCCAACGTCAGCGCGTCGCCATGGGCCGCGCGATCGTCCGCCAGCCGCAAGTCTTCCTCTTCGATGAGCCGCTGTCCAATCTCGATGCGAAGCTTCGCGTGCAGATGCGCTCGGAAATCAAGCAGTTGCACCAGCGACTGCAAACGACGACGGTCTACGTCACGCACGATCAGATCGAAGCCATGACGATGGCGGACCGGATCGTGGTGATGCGCGACGGCTACGTCGAACAGATCGGCTCGCCGCTCGATCTCTACGACCGGCCGGCCAATCTCTTCGTCGCCGGCTTCATCGGCTCACCGGGCATGAATGTCATCAGGGGCAAGATCAGCAGTTCGGGACCGTTGGAGTTCATTGCCGATGGTGGCGCGCGCCTGCCGCTGCCGGAAAGTGCTTCGTCAGCGCGAGGCTCGGAGGTGATCTATGGCATTCGCCCGGAACATCTATCCGTCAATTCGAACGGCGTGAGTGTCGAGGTGGCGGTGATCGAACCCACCGGAGCCGAAACCCAGATTAATGCCAGGCTCGGATTGGATCCGGTTGTCGCCACGGTGCGGGAGCGCCTGTCCCTGCAGGCCGGCGACACCGTCAGGATGATGCCGGATCTCGGCAAACTGCATCTCTTCGACGCCAAGACCGAAAAGCGCCTGTCGATCGACTAG
- a CDS encoding SIS domain-containing protein — protein MNTTEKVIFEQFPYWEKAIGSNAASGKADDLLVFVGCGTSFNLALSLAAHANSLKRKAIAVPGAEWLNRPSSFWPEWQKTHVVALSRSGETTETVAAAKASRAAGAFVTAVTVEPESALAKNCDRLICSPTHPDEGIVMTVSASLMVLLSLQMIGQIVPASVVTSAQKLANALDAGLPDIIKDRSHFVFLGSGPLFGIALEGALKLMEMSQLMTQAFHPLEYRHGPISLVDEKTAAVMLYSSDQRQAEAKLVGELREKGAVVIGLGGPGDLEVPVDVDLSLAGLVVLPALQILGERAAQARHIDTVSPRHLTKVVTLV, from the coding sequence ATGAACACGACCGAAAAGGTAATCTTCGAGCAGTTCCCTTATTGGGAAAAGGCTATCGGCTCGAATGCGGCCAGCGGCAAGGCAGACGATCTCCTCGTCTTTGTCGGCTGCGGCACCTCCTTCAACCTCGCTCTGTCTCTCGCCGCCCATGCCAATAGCCTCAAGCGCAAGGCGATCGCAGTTCCCGGCGCAGAATGGCTGAACCGACCCTCGTCCTTCTGGCCGGAATGGCAGAAGACGCATGTGGTTGCGCTCTCGCGAAGCGGCGAGACGACGGAAACGGTTGCCGCCGCCAAAGCGAGCCGCGCAGCCGGAGCCTTCGTGACTGCCGTGACGGTCGAGCCCGAAAGCGCGCTTGCGAAAAACTGCGACCGGTTGATCTGCTCGCCGACCCATCCCGACGAGGGCATCGTCATGACGGTATCGGCAAGCCTCATGGTGTTGCTGAGCCTGCAGATGATCGGCCAGATCGTCCCGGCCTCGGTGGTCACATCGGCTCAAAAGTTGGCGAACGCGCTCGATGCCGGGCTACCCGATATCATCAAGGACCGCTCGCACTTCGTCTTCCTGGGCAGCGGGCCGCTTTTCGGTATCGCACTCGAAGGCGCCCTCAAGCTGATGGAAATGAGCCAACTGATGACGCAGGCCTTTCATCCGCTAGAATATCGTCACGGGCCGATCAGCCTCGTCGACGAAAAGACGGCAGCCGTCATGCTTTACAGCTCGGACCAGAGACAAGCCGAGGCCAAGCTTGTCGGCGAACTGCGCGAGAAGGGGGCTGTCGTCATCGGTCTCGGCGGCCCCGGCGATCTGGAGGTTCCCGTCGATGTCGATCTGTCGCTCGCCGGTCTCGTCGTCCTGCCGGCCTTGCAGATCCTCGGCGAACGCGCCGCGCAGGCGCGCCACATCGATACCGTCTCGCCGCGCCACCTCACCAAGGTCGTGACACTGGTATGA
- a CDS encoding sugar ABC transporter substrate-binding protein: protein MRKFILPLLASAALVIALPALADDAKPLAGQSITVLMPSPQGATVAADFEAETGIHVDLQTLSWDDIRPKLVTALVAGTAPADVTEFDWSWTGQFSAAGWYMPLNDVIDKDTVNDIGVAKIFTVDGQLLGVPYTNDFRVMLVNKKHFTDAGVTEMPKTLDALVAAARKIKEKGISTYPIGLPLSATEGASTSWYLLTKAFGGELFDKDFKPLFLTPDSAGYKALAFELSLLKDGLVDPASTGLKDSQINESMFAQGLTSIMISGEPGRLGQMNDPKQSKVAGQVEAILVPTESGQTRSFGLPEALAIPNVSQNKEAAIAFVKWFTSKEFQKKNAANGFLPTRTSALSELNTEGKLTSGDALVAQSKTVEPLFQQGTPPWYPQFSSAVNTAINSAAKDQMTVDQAMQAIADAAKQAMAQ from the coding sequence CGCCGCAGGGAGCCACGGTCGCTGCCGATTTTGAAGCCGAGACCGGCATTCATGTCGATCTTCAGACCCTGTCATGGGACGACATTCGCCCGAAACTCGTAACGGCGCTGGTCGCCGGCACGGCGCCGGCCGATGTCACTGAATTCGACTGGTCCTGGACGGGTCAGTTCAGCGCCGCCGGCTGGTACATGCCACTGAATGATGTGATCGATAAGGACACGGTCAACGACATCGGCGTTGCGAAGATCTTCACTGTCGACGGTCAGTTGCTCGGCGTGCCCTACACCAACGACTTCCGTGTCATGCTGGTCAACAAGAAGCACTTCACGGATGCCGGCGTTACCGAGATGCCCAAGACACTTGATGCGCTGGTCGCCGCGGCCAGGAAGATCAAGGAGAAGGGCATCTCCACCTATCCGATAGGCCTGCCGCTCTCGGCAACGGAAGGTGCTTCGACAAGCTGGTACCTGCTGACCAAGGCCTTCGGTGGCGAACTCTTCGACAAGGATTTCAAGCCGCTTTTCCTCACGCCGGATTCAGCCGGCTACAAGGCACTCGCCTTCGAACTATCGCTCTTGAAAGACGGTCTGGTCGATCCGGCCTCGACTGGCCTCAAGGACAGCCAGATCAACGAGAGCATGTTTGCCCAGGGACTGACCAGCATCATGATCTCGGGCGAACCCGGCCGCCTGGGTCAGATGAACGATCCGAAACAGTCCAAGGTCGCCGGCCAGGTGGAAGCGATCCTCGTGCCGACCGAAAGCGGCCAGACCCGCAGCTTCGGCCTTCCGGAAGCACTCGCCATTCCGAACGTGTCGCAGAACAAGGAAGCGGCGATCGCCTTCGTCAAATGGTTCACCAGCAAGGAGTTCCAGAAGAAGAACGCGGCAAACGGCTTCCTGCCGACACGCACATCGGCTCTTTCCGAACTCAATACGGAAGGCAAGCTGACCAGCGGCGACGCACTTGTCGCGCAGTCGAAGACCGTCGAGCCGTTGTTCCAGCAGGGAACGCCGCCGTGGTACCCGCAGTTTTCAAGCGCGGTAAATACGGCGATCAACAGCGCGGCGAAGGACCAGATGACGGTTGATCAGGCCATGCAGGCCATCGCTGATGCCGCCAAGCAGGCGATGGCGCAATGA
- a CDS encoding carbohydrate ABC transporter permease — MKPSFLHRLMIWAGLAVLLIWSLGPIYWTLASSVTPTEDFSTRPIRFFPQHFTLDHYSRLLGINISRIGGVEVWKQFRAALLNSVITSVAATLLCVAISALGAYAFTRMRFPARQLLFGAVVATLAIPAYAVLIPLYQIMIKMHLVDTYTGVSLIYVSAYLPLSLWLLRSVFEQLPIALEEAAQIDGAGRLYIFFKIVLPLAGPGLTAAAILTFLGAWGQYLVPLIFSPQATKPLTVLIPEFVTKNFIDYGLITASGSIAIVIPALVVIFLNRYLVSGLLAGSVK, encoded by the coding sequence ATGAAACCAAGCTTTCTCCATCGCCTGATGATTTGGGCCGGTCTTGCCGTGCTGCTGATCTGGTCGCTCGGCCCGATCTATTGGACGCTCGCAAGCTCCGTGACGCCGACGGAAGATTTTTCGACGCGGCCGATCCGCTTCTTCCCGCAGCATTTCACGCTTGACCACTATTCGCGCCTGCTCGGCATCAACATTTCGCGGATCGGCGGGGTGGAGGTCTGGAAACAGTTCCGTGCCGCGCTGCTCAATAGTGTGATCACTTCGGTGGCTGCCACGCTGCTTTGCGTCGCAATCTCGGCACTCGGCGCCTACGCCTTCACCAGGATGCGCTTTCCCGCACGTCAGCTTCTGTTTGGCGCTGTCGTCGCGACACTGGCCATCCCTGCCTATGCGGTGCTGATCCCGCTCTATCAGATCATGATCAAGATGCACCTGGTTGATACCTATACCGGGGTCTCGCTGATCTATGTCTCGGCCTATCTGCCGCTCTCGCTCTGGCTATTGCGCAGTGTGTTCGAGCAGCTTCCGATCGCTCTCGAAGAGGCGGCACAGATCGATGGTGCCGGCCGCCTCTATATTTTCTTCAAGATCGTGCTGCCGCTTGCCGGTCCCGGCCTGACGGCGGCTGCCATCCTGACCTTCCTGGGGGCGTGGGGCCAGTATCTCGTCCCCCTCATCTTCTCGCCGCAGGCGACAAAACCCCTGACGGTTCTCATTCCCGAATTCGTCACCAAGAACTTCATCGACTACGGGCTGATCACGGCAAGCGGATCGATTGCGATCGTCATCCCTGCCCTCGTCGTCATCTTCCTCAACCGTTACCTCGTCAGCGGTCTGCTGGCTGGTTCGGTCAAATAA